A genomic region of Candidatus Marimicrobium litorale contains the following coding sequences:
- the lon gene encoding endopeptidase La, which produces MTEYDEAVDGEVVPAEGAHGAPAVADDVLPETLHLIPIPKRPFFPGQVQPVGINPLEWGATLQAVDEAGHGLIGLAYVEHEDAGVLDQRQFPDIGCVVRLHRPPMASPDQGGQFLAQGVKRFRIVRWLSDSPPYLAQVEYPRSQGDRDSDEIKAYAMALIKEIKELLPLSPLYSEELKQYMANFSPAQPSLMADFSAALTTASGEQLQEILETLPLRARMEKVLVLLRKEREVAALQGQITSQVNEKVSENQREFFLREQLKIIQKELGISKDDRTSDAEMFEERIKDRDLPEAASKRIQEELHKLSVLETGSPEYGVTRNYLDWATNVPWGVLSDDNLDLKRARLELDAHHEGLEDVKKRILEFLAVGAFRGEIAGSILLLVGPPGVGKTSIGRSVADALGREFYRFSLGGMRDEAEIKGHRRTYVGAMPGKFVQALKEVQVSNPVIMLDEIDKIGASYQGDPASALLEVLDPEQNSEFLDHYLDLRVDLSKVLFICTANQLDTIPGPLLDRMETLRLSGYVAEEKLSIAKRHLWPRQLERHGLTDAQLKINDAGLKYVIDSYCREAGVRMLEKQLARIMRKSIVRLLEDDEKKLRVGRKDIDSLLGRPPFQPDRPLRGLGVVTGLAWTAMGGATLPIEASQVHTLNRGFKLTGRLGEVMKESAEIAYSYVVAHLKDYGCDPDFFDVSLVHLHVPEGATPKDGPSAGITMATALVSLARKNRIRRPLAMTGELTLTGQVLPVGGIREKVIAARRSKIMELIIPFGNRRDFEELPDYLREGINVHCARNYREVFEFVFDEHRVDKSLH; this is translated from the coding sequence ATGACTGAGTACGACGAGGCGGTAGACGGGGAAGTGGTGCCTGCAGAGGGGGCGCACGGAGCGCCAGCGGTGGCGGACGACGTCCTGCCAGAGACCCTGCACCTGATTCCGATTCCCAAGCGGCCCTTCTTTCCGGGTCAGGTGCAGCCGGTGGGCATTAACCCCCTCGAGTGGGGGGCGACCCTGCAGGCGGTGGATGAGGCCGGACATGGCCTTATCGGGTTGGCTTACGTTGAGCACGAGGATGCGGGTGTATTAGACCAGCGTCAGTTTCCGGATATTGGCTGTGTGGTGCGTCTGCACCGCCCTCCGATGGCGTCGCCGGATCAGGGCGGCCAGTTCCTGGCACAGGGGGTCAAGCGCTTTCGCATTGTACGCTGGCTGAGTGACAGTCCGCCCTACCTCGCGCAGGTGGAGTATCCTCGCAGCCAGGGTGATCGGGACTCGGATGAGATCAAGGCCTATGCCATGGCGCTGATCAAGGAAATCAAGGAGTTGCTGCCCCTGAGTCCGCTGTATAGCGAGGAGCTCAAGCAGTACATGGCGAACTTCAGCCCGGCCCAGCCTAGTTTGATGGCAGACTTTTCCGCCGCACTGACTACCGCGTCCGGTGAGCAGCTGCAGGAGATTCTGGAGACCTTGCCGCTGCGTGCACGTATGGAAAAGGTACTGGTATTGCTGCGCAAGGAGAGAGAGGTCGCTGCCCTGCAGGGCCAGATCACCAGTCAGGTGAATGAGAAGGTCTCTGAAAACCAGCGCGAGTTCTTTCTTCGGGAACAATTAAAAATCATCCAGAAAGAGCTCGGCATCTCCAAGGATGACCGCACTTCGGATGCGGAGATGTTCGAGGAGCGAATCAAGGATCGCGACCTGCCAGAGGCGGCGTCGAAACGTATTCAGGAGGAGCTACACAAGCTTTCCGTATTGGAAACCGGTTCTCCGGAGTACGGAGTGACACGCAATTATCTCGACTGGGCAACGAACGTGCCCTGGGGTGTGTTGTCCGATGATAACCTGGATCTCAAGCGCGCTCGACTGGAGTTGGATGCGCATCATGAAGGTCTGGAGGATGTTAAGAAACGCATCCTTGAGTTCCTCGCAGTGGGGGCGTTCCGCGGTGAGATTGCGGGTTCTATCCTGCTGTTGGTGGGACCTCCCGGCGTGGGTAAAACCAGTATCGGCCGCTCGGTCGCCGATGCACTGGGACGAGAGTTTTATCGCTTCAGTCTCGGCGGTATGCGCGACGAGGCTGAAATTAAGGGCCACCGGCGCACGTATGTTGGTGCCATGCCCGGCAAGTTTGTGCAGGCGCTGAAGGAGGTGCAGGTATCCAACCCGGTTATTATGCTTGACGAGATCGACAAGATCGGCGCTTCCTATCAGGGCGATCCGGCATCAGCCCTGCTGGAGGTGCTGGATCCCGAGCAGAATAGCGAATTCCTCGATCACTATCTCGACTTGCGGGTCGACCTGTCGAAGGTGCTGTTTATTTGCACCGCTAACCAACTCGATACCATCCCCGGTCCTTTGTTGGACCGCATGGAGACCCTGCGGTTATCCGGTTATGTCGCAGAGGAAAAACTGTCGATCGCCAAGCGGCACCTCTGGCCGCGGCAGTTGGAGCGCCATGGTCTGACCGACGCACAACTGAAGATTAACGATGCGGGGCTGAAGTATGTGATCGATTCCTACTGCCGGGAGGCGGGGGTGCGCATGCTGGAGAAACAACTGGCCCGCATTATGCGTAAATCCATTGTGCGCTTGCTAGAAGATGACGAGAAGAAATTACGCGTAGGCCGCAAGGACATCGATTCTCTGCTGGGCAGGCCGCCCTTCCAGCCGGATCGTCCGTTGCGCGGACTCGGTGTAGTAACGGGACTTGCCTGGACGGCGATGGGCGGTGCGACTCTGCCGATCGAGGCTTCACAGGTGCACACGCTCAACCGCGGCTTTAAACTGACCGGGCGACTGGGTGAGGTGATGAAAGAGTCCGCCGAGATAGCCTATAGCTACGTAGTGGCACATCTTAAAGATTACGGTTGCGACCCGGATTTTTTCGATGTGAGTCTGGTGCACCTGCATGTGCCCGAAGGCGCTACACCCAAGGATGGCCCGAGTGCGGGTATTACCATGGCCACGGCGCTGGTTTCGCTGGCGCGCAAGAATCGTATCCGTCGACCACTGGCGATGACCGGGGAGCTGACCCTCACCGGGCAGGTGCTGCCTGTGGGCGGGATTCGCGAGAAAGTGATAGCGGCCCGTCGCAGCAAGATCATGGAGCTCATTATTCCCTTTGGCAACCGACGAGACTTTGAAGAACTGCCCGACTACCTGCGTGAGGGCATTAATGTGCACTGCGCGCGTAATTACCGCGAGGTGTTCGAGTTTGTATTCGACGAGCACCGCGTAGACAAGTCGCTGCATTAA
- a CDS encoding DUF1820 family protein: protein MANEPVYKVIFQNGSQVFEVFARQIYQSDMWGFIEVEEFVFGERSQILVDPSEEKLKNEFSGVKRSYIPIQAVIRIDEVEKEGSSKVSALASGEDNVASFPFAGMPPEQKESD from the coding sequence ATGGCAAACGAACCCGTCTACAAGGTGATTTTCCAGAACGGCAGTCAGGTGTTCGAGGTATTCGCACGCCAGATTTACCAAAGCGATATGTGGGGCTTTATTGAGGTCGAGGAATTCGTCTTCGGAGAGCGATCTCAGATACTCGTGGATCCCAGTGAAGAGAAGCTCAAGAACGAGTTCAGTGGGGTCAAGCGCAGCTATATTCCTATACAGGCGGTGATTCGTATCGACGAGGTTGAAAAAGAGGGCAGCAGTAAGGTGTCCGCTTTAGCCTCCGGTGAGGACAACGTCGCCAGTTTTCCGTTCGCCGGTATGCCTCCCGAGCAGAAAGAGAGCGATTAG
- the lnt gene encoding apolipoprotein N-acyltransferase has product MRSETGLNPLLVLILAPLTGALVTLSLAPFDVWPAGIISCALYAWLLSTCSPRQALWRGFLYGCGMFGTGVSWIFVSIHVHGNANVPLAAALTALFCAGIALFQALFAWCYARHIRPLPGGMLVGFPALWVLLEWTRSWFLTGFPWLYLGYAHVETSISGWAPVTGVFGLSFICAISGTCLFLAWRSRKPMACTLYAVILTTLWGGGEILKPTQWVARASEEPLRVALIQPNVPQQNKWDPRWYRPILSQLYEATGPVMGADIVVWPEAAVPNYFQRAGDFLEPMVERASAANTTLITGIPWRPEDGGKYYNSMTALGQGTGVYLKRRLVPFGEYVPLEGLLRGMIDFFDLPMSAFSAGPEDQAPLRAGTYRLAPYICYEIVYAGMVAKGAREADLLITISNDTWFGDSIGPWQHLQIAQMRGRETGRYVLRGTNNGITAIIDHQGRIVDRTEQFEATTLVGEAEVMLGSTPFTSFGNLPILLACFVSLLLMWLMHIAFWRDD; this is encoded by the coding sequence ATGCGCTCTGAAACAGGATTGAACCCCCTGCTCGTACTGATTCTCGCGCCACTTACGGGCGCACTTGTCACGCTGTCACTGGCGCCCTTTGATGTGTGGCCGGCGGGCATCATCAGTTGCGCCCTGTACGCGTGGCTGCTCAGCACCTGCAGTCCGCGCCAGGCGTTATGGCGAGGGTTCCTCTACGGGTGCGGAATGTTCGGCACCGGCGTCTCGTGGATCTTTGTGAGCATCCACGTGCACGGCAATGCCAACGTGCCGCTGGCTGCGGCGCTCACGGCGCTTTTCTGCGCCGGTATAGCCCTGTTCCAGGCGCTGTTCGCCTGGTGCTACGCACGCCATATCCGGCCACTACCGGGCGGTATGCTGGTGGGCTTCCCCGCATTATGGGTACTGCTTGAGTGGACAAGGAGCTGGTTCCTCACCGGGTTTCCCTGGCTGTATTTGGGCTATGCTCACGTCGAAACCTCGATCTCAGGCTGGGCCCCCGTCACCGGCGTGTTTGGCCTCTCCTTTATCTGCGCAATCTCCGGCACATGCCTGTTCCTTGCGTGGCGCAGCCGCAAACCGATGGCCTGCACCCTCTATGCCGTCATACTGACAACACTGTGGGGCGGAGGAGAGATTCTCAAGCCCACGCAGTGGGTTGCCCGAGCCAGCGAGGAGCCTCTTCGGGTCGCGTTGATACAGCCCAATGTGCCCCAGCAAAACAAGTGGGATCCACGCTGGTACCGGCCGATCCTGAGTCAACTGTATGAGGCTACCGGGCCTGTAATGGGTGCCGACATTGTGGTCTGGCCGGAGGCCGCGGTTCCCAATTATTTTCAGCGGGCCGGGGATTTCCTCGAACCGATGGTCGAACGTGCCAGCGCGGCTAACACGACCCTTATCACAGGCATACCCTGGCGACCCGAGGACGGAGGGAAGTACTACAACAGCATGACCGCCCTCGGCCAGGGCACGGGAGTTTATCTCAAGCGACGACTGGTTCCCTTTGGCGAATACGTGCCACTGGAGGGCCTGTTGCGAGGCATGATCGACTTTTTCGATCTGCCCATGTCCGCTTTCAGCGCCGGCCCTGAGGACCAGGCGCCCCTGCGCGCCGGCACCTACCGACTGGCACCCTACATCTGCTATGAAATCGTCTACGCCGGCATGGTTGCCAAAGGCGCCCGCGAGGCCGACCTGCTAATCACCATCAGCAACGATACTTGGTTCGGTGATTCAATCGGACCCTGGCAGCACCTGCAAATCGCCCAGATGCGCGGCAGAGAAACCGGTCGCTATGTGCTGCGAGGCACCAATAACGGTATCACCGCCATCATCGACCACCAGGGACGCATCGTCGATCGCACCGAGCAGTTTGAGGCAACGACCCTCGTCGGCGAGGCCGAGGTCATGCTGGGCAGCACACCCTTCACCAGCTTCGGCAACCTGCCTATCCTTCTTGCCTGCTTTGTCAGCCTGCTCCTGATGTGGCTGATGCACATCGCTTTCTGGCGCGACGACTAG
- the ybeY gene encoding rRNA maturation RNase YbeY has product MKLHVDVQSASAEPVPGNDDIHRWVAAALAGSAHTDEAGLCVRLVDRAEMCSLNETYRNKQGTTNVLSFPADLPSDVDLPLLGDIVICAPVVREEAAMQGKSNEAHWAHMAVHGTLHLLGYDHLEEREAALMESLETEILAKLDYANPHDNQSLADGQQQQ; this is encoded by the coding sequence GTGAAACTGCACGTGGATGTACAGTCCGCCAGTGCCGAACCCGTGCCCGGCAACGATGATATTCATCGCTGGGTGGCGGCGGCTCTCGCGGGCAGCGCGCACACTGACGAGGCAGGATTGTGTGTGCGTCTGGTCGACCGAGCAGAGATGTGTTCACTCAATGAAACGTATCGCAATAAGCAAGGCACTACCAATGTATTGTCTTTCCCTGCCGACCTACCCTCCGATGTCGATTTGCCTCTGCTCGGTGATATTGTGATCTGTGCTCCCGTAGTGCGCGAGGAAGCCGCAATGCAGGGCAAGAGTAACGAGGCCCACTGGGCTCATATGGCAGTGCACGGCACCCTGCACCTGCTCGGTTATGATCACCTCGAGGAGAGAGAGGCCGCGTTAATGGAATCACTCGAAACTGAAATACTCGCCAAGCTCGATTACGCCAATCCTCACGACAACCAATCTCTCGCCGACGGACAACAGCAACAATGA
- the miaB gene encoding tRNA (N6-isopentenyl adenosine(37)-C2)-methylthiotransferase MiaB, protein MNKKVYIKTHGCQMNEYDSARMADLLHERCDMVPTENPEEADVLLLNTCSIREKAQEKVFHQLGRWKQLKQKNPDLVIGVGGCVASQEGADIGRRAPYVDLVFGPQTLHRLPDMLEQSHSDGTLVVDVSFPEIEKFDRLPLPESDGPSAHVSVMEGCSKYCTFCVVPYTRGEEVSRPLDDVIAEIAHLAGDGVREVNLLGQNVNAYRGANHEGDIVDFAELLHFVARIPGIERIRYTTSHPMEFSDALIEAYRHIPQLVDHLHLPVQSGSDRVLAAMKRGHTALEYKSRIRRLRTIRPGISISSDFIVGFPGESEADFAATMKLIEDIGFDTSFSFVYSARPGTPAADLPDDTPEEVKKQRLQILQGRILQQAAAISRKMVGTTQRILVSGTSRKDPGQLQGRTENNRVVNFPAADRGLIGQFVDVEIQDALPNSLRGILVNG, encoded by the coding sequence TTGAATAAAAAAGTCTACATCAAGACCCACGGTTGCCAGATGAACGAGTACGACTCGGCGCGTATGGCAGACCTGCTGCACGAGCGCTGCGACATGGTGCCAACTGAAAACCCCGAAGAAGCCGATGTACTTCTTTTAAATACCTGTTCTATAAGGGAAAAAGCACAAGAAAAGGTCTTCCACCAGCTGGGCCGCTGGAAGCAGCTTAAGCAGAAAAACCCGGACCTGGTGATCGGCGTGGGCGGCTGTGTCGCCAGCCAGGAGGGAGCGGATATTGGGCGCCGGGCGCCCTACGTGGATCTGGTGTTTGGACCACAAACACTGCATCGCCTGCCGGATATGCTGGAGCAAAGCCACAGCGACGGCACCCTTGTGGTCGACGTCAGCTTCCCGGAAATCGAGAAATTTGACCGATTACCCCTGCCCGAATCGGACGGGCCCAGCGCCCATGTCTCCGTTATGGAGGGGTGCAGCAAGTATTGCACTTTTTGCGTCGTGCCCTATACCCGTGGTGAAGAGGTCTCCCGCCCATTGGACGACGTGATAGCAGAGATAGCGCACCTGGCTGGCGACGGTGTCCGGGAGGTCAATCTGCTGGGGCAAAACGTCAATGCCTACCGTGGCGCAAACCACGAGGGCGACATCGTCGATTTCGCCGAGTTGCTGCATTTCGTGGCGCGCATCCCGGGTATCGAGCGTATTCGCTATACGACCTCTCACCCGATGGAGTTTTCAGACGCCCTGATAGAGGCTTACCGACACATTCCCCAACTCGTAGACCATTTGCACCTGCCAGTGCAAAGCGGCTCAGACCGGGTGCTGGCGGCCATGAAACGGGGCCACACCGCGCTGGAGTACAAGTCCAGAATCCGTCGCCTGCGGACCATCCGGCCCGGTATCAGCATTTCTTCGGACTTTATCGTGGGTTTCCCGGGCGAGAGCGAAGCGGATTTCGCCGCCACTATGAAGCTGATAGAGGATATCGGCTTCGACACGTCCTTCAGCTTTGTCTACAGCGCGAGGCCCGGCACCCCCGCGGCGGATTTGCCCGATGACACGCCAGAGGAAGTGAAAAAGCAACGGCTACAGATCCTGCAGGGCCGTATTTTGCAACAGGCCGCCGCTATCAGCCGAAAAATGGTCGGCACGACCCAGCGCATTTTGGTCAGCGGTACCTCCCGCAAAGACCCGGGGCAACTGCAAGGTCGCACCGAGAACAATCGGGTAGTCAACTTTCCCGCAGCCGACCGGGGCCTGATCGGCCAGTTTGTCGACGTGGAAATACAGGATGCTCTGCCAAACTCCCTCAGGGGAATACTGGTCAATGGTTGA
- a CDS encoding PhoH family protein has protein sequence MQQSLTLEPDDARHLATLCGHLDCHLRQIEQRLGVTISARGSHLQLSGPSVNVATAESLLIHLYTEVCQGVELSPESLHLQLQQAGLEHLLESAGQPNVAPIQIIRTKRSSIKPRGKNQQDYVRTIKQHDINFGIGPAGTGKTYLAVACAVEALLEEQVRRILLVRPAVEAGEKLGFLPGDLTQKIDPYLRPLYDALYEMLGFETVNKYIERNIIEVAPLAFMRGRTLNNAFIILDEAQNTTREQMKMFLTRIGFGSTAVITGDATQIDLPRGAHSGLIHASKLLTGVDGLGMIYFDNKDVVRHPLVQRIVAAYDSIESSSNELDQGRR, from the coding sequence ATGCAACAAAGCCTTACTCTGGAACCTGATGACGCACGCCATCTGGCGACACTTTGCGGCCACCTGGACTGCCATCTGAGACAGATCGAACAGCGCCTTGGCGTGACCATCAGCGCCCGCGGCAGCCATCTGCAACTCAGTGGACCATCGGTTAATGTCGCGACAGCAGAGAGCCTGCTCATTCACCTGTATACCGAGGTCTGCCAGGGCGTGGAACTCAGTCCTGAATCCCTGCATCTACAGCTACAACAGGCGGGGCTCGAGCACCTGCTGGAAAGCGCCGGTCAGCCGAATGTGGCGCCAATACAGATCATCCGCACTAAGCGCAGCTCCATCAAGCCTCGGGGCAAAAACCAGCAGGACTATGTCCGCACCATCAAACAGCACGATATCAACTTCGGCATTGGACCGGCCGGCACCGGCAAGACTTATCTCGCCGTGGCCTGCGCGGTCGAGGCCCTGCTGGAAGAGCAGGTACGCCGCATCTTGCTGGTGCGCCCCGCGGTCGAGGCCGGAGAAAAACTCGGCTTTCTCCCGGGTGACCTGACCCAGAAAATAGACCCTTACCTGCGGCCACTTTACGACGCGCTTTACGAAATGCTGGGCTTCGAAACCGTCAATAAATACATCGAACGCAATATCATTGAAGTGGCCCCGCTGGCTTTCATGCGCGGCCGCACGCTGAACAACGCATTCATCATTCTTGATGAGGCACAGAACACCACACGGGAACAAATGAAAATGTTTCTCACCCGCATCGGTTTTGGCTCCACCGCCGTGATCACAGGCGACGCCACCCAGATCGATCTGCCGCGCGGCGCGCATTCCGGCCTGATCCATGCCAGTAAGCTGCTCACGGGCGTGGACGGACTCGGAATGATCTACTTTGACAACAAGGACGTGGTGCGTCACCCGCTGGTGCAGCGCATCGTTGCGGCCTATGACAGCATCGAAAGCAGCAGCAACGAACTGGACCAGGGCCGGAGGTGA
- a CDS encoding HlyC/CorC family transporter yields the protein MNDSRSNSTSRDKSWLDKIALLFNSEPRTRKDVEDVLAIAAENEVIDQDACSIIERAMQVSDMQTRDIMIPRSQMVLIKAECTLEEILPLIISSAHSRYPVIGDSPDDVLGILLAKDLLPIILETGKSDFKIEKLLRPSMVVPESKRLNVLLREFRENRNHMAIVIDEYGGVAGLVTIEDVLEEIVGEIEDETDERVDRSIQMINEKEYMVKALTPIDEFNHYFACDFSDEEFDTVGGLVIQAFGHMPVRHETTTVNDFAFEVVKADQRKIYTLRARPPA from the coding sequence ATGAATGACTCCCGCTCCAACAGCACGTCTCGGGATAAATCCTGGCTGGATAAGATTGCGTTGCTATTCAACTCCGAGCCCCGAACGCGCAAGGATGTGGAAGACGTTCTCGCGATTGCCGCAGAAAATGAAGTCATTGATCAGGACGCCTGCAGCATCATTGAGCGCGCCATGCAGGTCAGCGACATGCAGACCAGGGATATCATGATTCCTCGCTCACAGATGGTCCTGATCAAGGCGGAGTGCACTCTGGAAGAGATACTGCCCCTGATTATCAGTTCCGCACACTCGCGATACCCTGTGATCGGCGACAGTCCAGACGATGTTCTGGGCATTTTGCTCGCCAAAGACTTGCTCCCTATTATACTGGAAACGGGTAAAAGCGATTTCAAAATAGAAAAATTACTACGACCCTCTATGGTGGTCCCCGAGAGCAAGCGTCTCAATGTATTGTTGCGGGAGTTCCGCGAAAACCGCAATCACATGGCCATCGTCATCGATGAATACGGCGGCGTGGCAGGACTCGTCACTATCGAAGACGTGCTGGAAGAGATCGTGGGCGAGATCGAGGATGAAACCGACGAGCGCGTTGACCGCTCCATCCAGATGATCAACGAGAAGGAATACATGGTAAAAGCACTTACACCGATTGACGAATTCAATCATTACTTTGCCTGCGACTTCAGCGACGAGGAGTTCGATACCGTCGGCGGGCTGGTCATACAGGCGTTTGGCCACATGCCGGTGCGCCATGAAACAACCACCGTCAATGATTTCGCCTTCGAAGTAGTCAAGGCAGACCAGCGCAAGATCTACACCCTGCGTGCGCGACCGCCGGCCTAA
- a CDS encoding aminotransferase class I/II-fold pyridoxal phosphate-dependent enzyme, with protein MSEPELSGQLEDLRQQYEALRGLDLSLDLTRGKPNKEQLALSDALDGILAGDYRASNGTDTRNYGGLEGLEEARELFAQVLDTPPDSTYVGGNASLSLMYAAIECALSQGLRGPSTAWGNDDPVKFLCPAPGYDRHFAICEHLGIEMITVPMLDTGPDMDRVEALAEADHSIKGIWCVPRFANPSGCVYSEDTVARIARLGNIAAPQFLVMWDNAYAVHALYEDAPPLAPLHAYCKQYGTLDSVFQFGSTSKVTFAGAGISFLSSSEDNLAALKQHLGFQTIGPDKVNQLRHVRFLKNPANLASHMAQHAALIRPRFECVLDTLERELAGLGMGSWSKPRGGYFVSFETLPGLAKRVVALAGDIGVKLTPAGATFPYGEDPNDSNIRLSPTFPSLEDLTAAMNAFVVCVKLASLQERLNRG; from the coding sequence ATGTCAGAACCTGAGCTGTCCGGGCAACTGGAAGACCTCAGGCAGCAGTATGAAGCCCTGCGTGGTCTCGACCTGTCACTGGATCTGACTCGAGGCAAGCCTAACAAGGAACAGCTGGCGCTGTCTGATGCGTTGGACGGCATACTCGCCGGGGACTACCGCGCCAGCAACGGCACGGACACCCGGAATTATGGAGGACTGGAAGGGTTGGAGGAGGCCCGGGAACTCTTCGCGCAAGTGCTGGACACACCGCCAGATTCCACCTACGTAGGCGGCAACGCCAGCCTGTCGCTGATGTATGCCGCCATAGAGTGTGCATTGAGTCAGGGGCTGCGAGGGCCCTCCACCGCGTGGGGCAATGACGACCCGGTTAAATTTCTGTGTCCGGCACCAGGCTATGACCGGCACTTTGCTATCTGCGAACATCTCGGTATCGAGATGATCACTGTTCCAATGCTCGACACCGGACCGGATATGGACCGCGTCGAGGCCCTTGCAGAGGCGGACCATTCAATCAAGGGCATATGGTGCGTACCCCGCTTCGCCAACCCCAGCGGCTGTGTCTACAGCGAGGACACCGTGGCGCGTATCGCGCGTCTTGGCAACATCGCAGCGCCGCAGTTTCTCGTGATGTGGGATAACGCCTACGCGGTGCATGCGCTCTATGAAGATGCGCCGCCACTGGCACCGCTGCACGCCTACTGCAAACAATACGGCACGCTCGACAGCGTGTTCCAGTTCGGCTCTACGTCCAAAGTAACCTTCGCCGGTGCCGGTATATCGTTCCTGTCCAGCAGTGAAGACAACCTGGCCGCCCTGAAACAACACCTGGGCTTTCAGACCATTGGCCCGGACAAAGTTAATCAACTGCGCCATGTCCGCTTTCTCAAGAACCCGGCAAATCTTGCCAGCCATATGGCGCAGCACGCCGCGCTGATCAGGCCACGCTTCGAATGCGTTCTGGACACACTGGAACGCGAGCTCGCCGGCCTTGGTATGGGTAGCTGGTCGAAGCCCCGCGGCGGCTATTTCGTCTCTTTTGAAACCCTGCCGGGACTGGCAAAGCGCGTAGTGGCCCTGGCGGGCGACATAGGCGTAAAGCTTACTCCGGCGGGCGCCACTTTTCCCTACGGGGAAGACCCCAACGACAGCAACATTCGCCTGTCACCGACCTTTCCCTCTCTGGAGGACCTGACGGCTGCGATGAATGCGTTTGTCGTGTGTGTCAAACTTGCGTCGCTGCAGGAGAGATTGAACCGGGGTTAG